The nucleotide sequence ATAAATTTGTTGaatcttatttaaatataatattaatttctattttcacataaagtatatatacatgAGATGTTATTATACTTTATTGAGACAGTCACCCATCAacattaaaaaatttgaaaagcatGTTTAATTGGTATAAGTTAAAACGATTCTTTTCGTGTAGTACTGATTtcggcgttttacgtttccgcaaattggcattacttttccggaaaaaaaagatgacgtttccggAAAAAATAGATTACGTTTCCGCatcttacttttccggaaaaaagTAACTATAATTCcgcaaaaaataattattatttgtccgcaaataattaaggaatacctgttgatcgaaagcaaagccataataaaaaaatcagtatttatCAAGTTAAAGGTCATCAAAACATGCAagtaaaaatcatcattaaaatGGATGAAAACATATGTTCAAAAGTTAGCACTAATCCGATATAACTTGATATGAATTCATAAGTCAGTTCTGGCAGATATATTTGTAGCCCACACGTCGTACAAAGTCCACAGTAGTACATTCtctgtttaaaagttttatattttgttcaagaAGGAAGTTCATCTTCTCCTTTTCATACTTCCGAACGGGTGCTTTTACAGTTAGAGTTCTCATCTTAATGTAAGATGTTGTTTgcagtttcaataacacatcGACACAGacaacaggggcggatccagccattttaaaaaaaggggggtcccaacccaggacaaaaaggggggttccaactatatgttcccattcaaatgcattgatcggcccaaaaaggggggttccagccCCCTCTCCCTGAATCCGCCAATGGACAAAAAAGAAAAGACTCGGTACCATTCATTGTTCTCTTTTGGTCGGGGTCAGGACGTGATGCCCAAATGGTTGGTGGAAATCTCGAATTGCTATCTATATAAAACTCCAATATATAATCGGCAAACTTTATGCATTTATCGTCAGATGGAGAATCGGCTATTAATTCAACAAAGCATGCTTTAATCATGTCAGTTGGTAAGTAAGCCAAACCAAAGAAATGTGTTAGCCATTTACCAAAATCCAGAGTCAACTAGTTATATCTAATATATTGAAGATATAAGATCAGaaccttttcttttttaagaaaataaaataaaatatttatctaatataattatattcacatatttataatttaccaggtaattttccggaaaagtaataaatacaaattgcggaaacgtatactttaaatttgcggaaacgtagtatTGGGACTTTGgaaaattagcggaaatgcaatacgcccactgatttgttataattaaattaaatttttattgtttatgaactttaaaaaatatatgtaatccTCTTACAaacttttcaaataaaacattttattatgtcaatttatttgttttgcaaTTTAGAGTTAACTTTCACAAGTTTTCCACAGTAAATTTATACACACGTACATCATCACAAATTCTTTCATCAGGATTTTCTTCTACAGGATTTGACTGTTTTGATATCTCTGCTTCCTTATTGACATTTTCAGTGATGTTATTGTTATTCGTAGAATAAATTTGTCCTCTACTTGTTTCTTCTTCATTCGTGTCCATTTCAAGTATATCCATAGCTTCtgggttaaaaaatatatttatatattattctttattatttaaagtttAGAACCGTCCCTCTTGgttttatgcaatttatttatttttgaaattattccAGTTAACATTGTCTGAACAAATATTTAACCTATGCAGTTCGAGTACACCGAAATAAAGAAAGATCCCTAAATATGTAGATGCATAATACTTTaaagagtttaaaaaaacaaaaaaaaaaaaaaaacatttataatacTACTAGAGTTACCATAAGGTACGTCAAAATGATATGCATATCCGTATGATATAATTGTACTAGCCTGGTGTCCAATTAGAATATCAAGTATGCTACATACATACAAATTTAGCAGTGTATATAGACATCAGACCGTACTTAGTCCCGCGGAAACCAGCTTCACAAGGATAACATGTGTACATGTACCTACTTTAATTTTAGTTAGTAAGTGACAAAGTATTAACGTTTGTCGTAGACTACTATAATATTATAGTGTATATCTATTGTTGGttttttaacgtccagtggcaaatatttagtAGATTCTAGAACGATATATAGTCGTCTTAGCGTATTTTTAATGACGATTTTGGATACTTTTAGCACGCTAGTGTAGAATTTTACCAGtaaatatcaaatacatgtatacatgcatcTTTACAGCATGTATATATAACTAGATGATGAACtgtgtgtttttttattgttattaactTGGACTCGAAAATCCAAAAGCTATTtagcaaaaaatgaattattttacgTGCAAAAGTTAACACTGAAAATCtccttttttggtaaaaaaatatactttaataaaaaaaacaatgtacacTAAATTTATAccttcaaatgaaatattttcttcaCTAGGATAAACCCCATCATTTATGTGCTCACTAATGAAACCATCACCGACCTCGGGCTGATGGGTCTCTGTAGATTCTTCTGTACCATGAGGTTCTAAATCTTTATCCTCTACATCCAAATGTGCTGTGGTCAAAAATAGTCTCTCCTCCTGGGTGAGGATTGTGAATGGAatctacaaatattttaaaatgtaaaactattaaaaatgaGCTAATTGCATGAGATGCAGTAATATCTAAAGTACATACGCGCTTTATTCAGTGTGTACcaaattttttatattattttttcatagacagaaaaagtattacagttattccttaaataaattaaattgaacatttacaaatattttgcaaataCGGAATTCAAGGTTccctttgtttttaataaaatagcGTTACATCATAAatttagcatattcatatatctttttaattaattaaataataatatgttttcaACGAAACTTACCTGTTCATCTACTGGGGGAGCGAAGTTTGGTCGCTGGAAAAATAACTGATAAGGCGTTGCTGGCTTTGTGGCTTTGTGGACTCTGTTATTGTAGTTATAGTAAAACTCTTGAAGTTCAGAAGGCCAGTCTTTGTGTACAGACATCTGGATTCTAAAATACTCTGTTAACGTTCTGTTAAACCTTTCTACCCGGCCCTGGCTTTGGGGATGATAAGGACGCCCATGAATTTGTCGTGTTTTAAAAACATCAATAACATCTGCTAGGTTGGAGTTTGAAAATTCGTTTCCATTATCAGACTGTAAAATTCTTGGTGATCCTAACAGGTAAAGATACTTTAGAATTAAATCTGCTATTTCTTTAGCAGTTTTGGTTTTTGTTGGTCCTCCAAAGGCAAATCTTGAATAACAATCAATTATGTTGCATGCATATGTATATCCTCTTACTGCTGGCATCTTTTTCAAATCTACTTGCCAGCGACTGTTTTGGATACGTAGCTGGAATTGGTCTGCGTGTTGTAGTAGTTTTTGGTAAATCAATAGCACTGGCACATTGCTGACATTTAACTTCTGTTTTGAACAGAATTTTAATGGTTTCTCTGACAACGGGAAATACTGTTGTCCTTAGTGCTTCGTATATTGTGTCTGCTTTTCTGTGGtcctttttatgattttcttttatCATATTCACCAAATCATTTTTGCTAACACATCTTCTGTGGTGAACATTTAAATCAATAGATTTTCTGAACAAACAATCTGTATTTTGATCATAGAAATATTGACTTAATACCGTTTTTACTACTCTCTCAGATAATCCAAGTTTTAGTTCTGCAATAATTTTTTTCGGACCCCATTTGCTGTTTTGTTCTTTTGCTTTAGCTATTTCCACATAATAAGGCATGTCGGCCCAAAAAGTCTCGACATTCGGATCTTTGCTTATccctttttttctctttctttcgAAAACATACCCTTCATCCGGTACTGTGTTGGTTTGTTCCATCATTGCTGTCTGAAAGACACTTACTACGTCATCTTATAAAGTTATGACGTCATTGCTGCCAGTTCAtaaaacggacgtcgattagagaagctgaaaattggacgtcgattagagaagccaaaaattggacgtcgattagaggggcataaaattggccgtcgatttggagTCTTGTTTTATTGTTACGTAagaattggacgtcgatttgaggaacggacgtcgattagagaccggacgtcgatctgagtcttacatatatatatatatatatatatatatacaactcgtctaaacatcaacccaacaatgttagatctgtaaatttgcttaccaaatgttttgttcttccctcgccgggattcgaacccatgctactgagatatcgtgacaccaaatcgcctgcactgtagccgtcccgctagaccacacgaccacctgggcttcacaagtAATAaggctttcggtggccgtgtgttacctttcctcgtcagttttaatctagcgtcgtactacagtacatgatatataaggcatggagatgtcattgttacagatcagctaaattatctatagtaaaggatcctacaaattaatgcaagatacagtcacagaaaataattatatttataagtacgtctgagtcagtgacaactctaaaacagatttatccatcggatcaccaacaatgatggtgatacacggctgtgtacattatgtatatacaactcgtctaaacatcaacccaacaatgttagatctgtaaatttgctatatatatatattaaacctcAAGTTAATGTCTATTTAAATTTATTCATGACTACCATTGAATTTATCATTCTCTAATTCacgtatattttatttatcttttttaaacatgttaaagagcATTTTATTCGCCGGTTAAATATAGATCAAATCAGGACGAACAAAGTTGATAAAATGGCGATGTATATGtcgatttgtttatttttctgtctCGTTGTAATCCGTAAGTAAAATATACACACGGTTTAAATTTCTATGTTATTTCTTTGATTTTCTCGCATATGTTTTTAAGATAAATAGTATAGTATGTACCTAAAATATCAAGCATGTAACTATGATAGGCAGTCTAAATAGGATTTTTCTTCTTATAGGACACAGTTTAGTTTTGATAGTAAATGCATGTGAGATATAAATGTACTAATAAGGAGATCCCAATAAATTAAGTATCGTTTAAAACTATAACACTGTTACTCTAAGCTAATGCCAACATGTATGCAATCAGTTTTTATGAACATTTGCATGATTTAGTAATAACTGTGAACTGTGAAATTTGCATTTAAGTTATTGTTTTGATGAAATGTAAAATTTGtgtataatattttgttattttgtgtcatgaatttgTATTTatgccatctcgtatgtttttAAGAAtgaatataagttttgtaagaaaaatacaaaattcgtgaaaaattgtgttggacttgaaaCTAAGGCAAACTGAAAAATATCTGAATAAATGAATCGATTTATGGTAACAAacaattcaaatgattttttttaattaattagcTAGAcctcttcacaaacaaaacccacatgtatatgcattgaataaaatagtaggcGACTCTTAAATAATCACAAACAAAGAAATAATTGTTCGCTTAGTCATTAAGATATGCTGTGAATTAACCCCATtaacttaaaatttttacaatgaataaacctatttttttattattatttaatgatataagctctgaacattattattcaTAAATATGACACTGTTGTTAGTGAGGgtatacattatttaaaacaaattcctttaaaactttgtgaaaagaaagtttcattttatgtatcgaaATGTGTAACAAGTGATTATTTCAATCCCCACAGGAAGGCCTCtgatagactgagtgagcataaaatcatagccgttgacaaacaagttacaaccaACAAACGTTTAACGGTCGACGACACTGTTATGCATTCATTCTAGTTATCGGTTTTTGTGATAGCTAAGGCATTATCTAGTTGATTGATACTTTTTACCTGctaatttatttatgtatatttaatacGAAAACTTTCGATaataatcttataatttttttaaaaatctatatttaaTTGAATGGAGAGATAATTTATTCATAATTGTTAAACTATTTGCTCTCACTTCAGGATATAATAAGGTAACTGCAGTTTCTGCAGTTCAGGAGTCAATCATACAGTTGAAATGTCCATACACGGCTACTGCGGATAGAACAATCGATTGGAATAAACAAATAAACGGCAAAACAACAGGATATACAATCGGGACAGTAATAAACCTTAATTTACCATTAGATTTAAAATCCAGATTAACTGTCACAGGTGATCATACTGCAGGAGACTACCATCTGAGTATATCTGATGTAAGAAAGAGTGATGAAGGGAATTACGAGTGTGCACTTTCTGGAACATCTAGTGTTAGTAGACTACAACTTA is from Mytilus galloprovincialis chromosome 6, xbMytGall1.hap1.1, whole genome shotgun sequence and encodes:
- the LOC143078066 gene encoding uncharacterized protein LOC143078066, with protein sequence MPAVRGYTYACNIIDCYSRFAFGGPTKTKTAKEIADLILKYLYLLGSPRILQSDNGNEFSNSNLADVIDVFKTRQIHGRPYHPQSQGRVERFNRTLTEYFRIQMSVHKDWPSELQEFYYNYNNRVHKATKPATPYQLFFQRPNFAPPVDEQIPFTILTQEERLFLTTAHLDVEDKDLEPHGTEESTETHQPEVGDGFISEHINDGVYPSEENISFEEAMDILEMDTNEEETSRGQIYSTNNNNITENVNKEAEISKQSNPVEENPDERICDDEAVDCDPLASASHYYRALYERQFGTDLTNEINPNYNPCTSRNQFVNEGLMEYLKEKQLELYPLELFGGDSENVFTPAVGEVLQFRTNPAMNKGTAVFVSGYWRKGKCINIINNMSRGKLFVIEDDNTKYKFELNRYQLRPYNC
- the LOC143078554 gene encoding titin-like; this encodes MAMYMSICLFFCLVVIRYNKVTAVSAVQESIIQLKCPYTATADRTIDWNKQINGKTTGYTIGTVINLNLPLDLKSRLTVTGDHTAGDYHLSISDVRKSDEGNYECALSGTSSVSRLQLTVISVPDTPGHFNIRTTSTTSITVVWDSNSGGGHAQTFYIQYRVQGSLSWTTVSAGVEGINEQKRRRTYEVKNLQEGEPYELKMFSENTAGKRSNYTDSIITFTSGTQFIFNMPV